In one Serinus canaria isolate serCan28SL12 chromosome 2, serCan2020, whole genome shotgun sequence genomic region, the following are encoded:
- the IMPA1 gene encoding inositol monophosphatase 1, giving the protein MADSWQECMDYAVDLARKAGEMIRGALKEEISVMTKSSPVDLVTETDQKVEKFIISLIKEKYPSHSFIGEESVAAGEASILTDNPTWIIDPIDGTTNFVHRFPFVAVSIGFVVNKEIEFGIVYSCIEDKMYTARKGKGAFCNGQKLQVSGQEDITKSLLVTELGSNRDPEAIKIILSNMERLLSIPIHGIRAVGTAAVNMCLVATGGADAYYEMGIHCWDMAGAGIIITEAGGVLLDVTGGPFDLMSRRIIAANSRVIGERIAKALQVIPLRRDDATN; this is encoded by the exons ATGGCAGATTCCTGGCAAGAATGTATGGATTATGCAGTTGATTTAGCAAGGAAAGCTGGGGAG ATGATCCGTGGAGCACTCAAAGAAGAAATATCTGTTATGACTAAAAGTTCACCTGTAGATCTAGTGACAGAAACTGatcaaaaagtagaaaaattcattatttctttgATAAAAGAAAAGTATCCTTCTCACAG CTTTATCGGAGAAGAGTCTGTTGCAGCTGGAGAGGCCAGCATTCTGACAGATAACCCCACATGGATTATAGACCCTATTGATGGAACTACCAACTTTGTACACAG gtTTCCATTTGTGGCAGTTTCAATTGGCTTTGTTGTAAACAAAGAG ATAGAGTTTGGAATTGTGTATAGTTGTATAGAAGACAAGATGTATACtgccagaaaaggaaaaggtgcaTTTTGCAATGGTCAGAAACTTCAAGTATCAGGCCAAGAAG acaTTACAAAATCCCTGTTAGTAACAGAATTGGGGTCAAATCGTGATCCAGAggctataaaaataattctttctaATATGGAAAGACTTCTCAGTATTCCTATTCATGG GATTAGAGCTGTTGGTACAGCAGCTGTGAACATGTGCCTTGTGGCAACGGGTGGAGCTGATGCCTATTACGAAATGGGGATTCACTGCTGGGAtatggcaggagctggaatcaTTATTACTGAAGCTGGTGGAGTACTGCTGGATGTAACAG GTGGACCATTTGATTTGATGTCTCGAAGAATAATTGCAGCAAATAGTCGAGTTATTGGAGAGAGAATAGCCAAAGCACTTCAAGTAATTCCTCTGAGAAGAGATGATGCAACCAACTGA
- the ZFAND1 gene encoding AN1-type zinc finger protein 1: MAELEVGQHCGVPECRQLDFLPFVCDGCSGIFCLQHRSRDAHGCSEVNIRSNSVKPDQHRSYPCSYKDCNAKELLPVLCPYCEKHFCLRHRHQSDHECEKLDTPKPRMAATQQLVQQIIDSKKSDEVKSKKRKGAKNSETAAKVALMKLKMHACGDKSLPQTERIYFQVFLPKGNKEKSKPMFFCSKWSIGKVVDFAASLASLKNDNNKSTSQKLRLCHTASGEALPFEHTLETWLSDKHNPLYNGGNIILEYLDNDVLFIEDTESYFS; this comes from the exons attttcttccttttgtatGTGATGGCTGTTCAGGCATCTTTTG CCTTCAGCACAGGAGCCGGGATGCTCATGGGTGTTCTGAG GTGAATATAAGAAGCAATTCGGTGAAACCTGATCAGCACAGATCTTACCCTTGCTCATACAAAGACTGCAATGCAAAGGAGCTTTTGCCAGTGTTATGTCCTTATTGTGAAAAACACTTTTGTCTCAG ACATCGTCATCAATCAGACCATGAATGTGAGAAGCTGGACACACCGAAACCTCGAATGGCTGCCACCCAGCAGCTTGTTCAACAGATTATAG ATTCTAAAAAGAGTGACgaagtgaaaagcaaaaaacGTAAAGGAGCAAAAAACAGTGAGACAGCAGCAAAAGTGGCAttaatgaaactgaaaatgcaCGCATGTGGGGACAAGTCCTTGCCTCAG ACAGAAAGAATTTACTTTCAAGTATTTTTACCAAAAGggaacaaagagaaaagcaaacccATGTTCTTTTGCAGTAAGTGGAGTATTGGCAAAGTAGTAGATTTTGCAGCTTCCTTAGCAAGCCTTAAAAATGACAACAACAAATCAACATCCCAG AAACTGAGATTATGCCATACAGCCTCTGGAGAAGCCTTGCCATTTGAGCACACACTGGAAACATGGCTTTCTGATAAACACAATCCACTGTACAATGGAGGGAATATAATTCTGGAGTATCTTGATAATGATGTTCTATTTATAGAAGATACAGAATCCTACTTTAGTTAG